From Carettochelys insculpta isolate YL-2023 chromosome 22, ASM3395843v1, whole genome shotgun sequence, one genomic window encodes:
- the LOC142025294 gene encoding transmembrane protein 229B-like, with amino-acid sequence MGSHADPLSLPTRWYIYAIHGYVCEVMFTAAWAFADEQDWRFRGVTSIWALFIYGTAGVVEEQLYLRLRGRCSLPKRCLCYTLWIYLWEFSTGSLLRCFDACPWDYSHFRWHLRGVVTLEYAPFWFLGALLLERLVIRITLRLRLKGPSPSPPTAITASLKPCKGS; translated from the coding sequence ATGGGCAGCCACGCCGATCCCCTCAGCCTCCCGACGCGCTGGTACATCTACGCCATCCACGGCTACGTCTGCGAGGTGATGTTCACGGCCGCCTGGGCCTTCGCGGACGAGCAGGACTGGAGGTTCCGGGGCGTCACCAGCATCTGGGCCCTGTTCATCTATGGGACGGCTGGCGTGGTGGAGGAGCAGCTGTACCTGCGGCTGCGGGGCCGCTGCAGCCTGCCGAAACGCTGCCTGTGCTACACGCTCTGGATCTACCTGTGGGAGTTCAGCACCGGGTCCCTCCTGCGCTGCTTCGACGCCTGCCCCTGGGACTACAGCCACTTCCGCTGGCACCTGCGGGGGGTGGTGACGCTGGAGTACGCCCCCTTCTGGTTCCTGGGCGCCCTGCTCCTGGAGCGGCTGGTCATCAGGATAACCCTGCGGCTGCGGCTGAAGGGGCCCAGCCCCTCGCCCCCCACGGCCATCACTGCCAGCTTAAAGCCCTGCAAGGGCTCCTGA